From Streptomyces sp. 6-11-2, one genomic window encodes:
- a CDS encoding ABC transporter substrate-binding protein, which translates to MSIKKTSLYATATAATLAVTLTACGGSGSGGSASGSAWNKDATVNIGSLYEPQNLDNTAGGGQGVTEALNGNVYEGLFKLTDDGKVEKLLATDHKVSGDGLTYTFTLRDGVKFHSGKALTSEDVKYSLEKVIADDSQSARKSNLQVIKDIATPDAKTVKVTLSKKSISFVYNLSYVWIINSQAKNLKTTEDGTGPYQLGKWTRGSALSLDRFAGYWGKAAANKTAVFHYYKDATALNNALLTNAVDVVTSEQSPDALDQFKSNQNYKVNDGDSTTKLLLAFNDKAKPFTDVKVRQAVSSAIDDKKLLESVWGGYGKLIGSMVPPTDPWYEDLTKVNAYDPARAKKLLAEAGYAKGFSFTLDTPNYDPHPTAATFIKSELAKVGVTVKINTITPDEWYTKVYKNHDFSATLQEHVNDRDLVWYGNPDFYWGYDNKQVTQWVDQAEEASTTAQQTELLKKVNRKTAEDAASDWLYLYPQIVVASSKLSGYPLNGLNSQFYAYDIKKKG; encoded by the coding sequence ATGAGCATCAAGAAGACGTCCCTGTACGCCACCGCCACCGCTGCCACCCTCGCCGTGACCCTGACCGCCTGCGGCGGCTCCGGCTCGGGCGGCAGCGCCTCGGGCAGCGCCTGGAACAAGGACGCCACCGTCAACATCGGCTCCCTCTACGAGCCGCAGAACCTCGACAACACCGCGGGCGGCGGCCAGGGCGTCACCGAGGCCCTCAACGGCAACGTCTACGAAGGGCTGTTCAAGCTCACCGACGATGGCAAGGTCGAGAAGCTGCTCGCCACGGACCACAAGGTGAGCGGTGACGGACTCACCTACACCTTCACCTTGCGCGACGGCGTGAAGTTCCACAGCGGCAAGGCCCTCACCAGCGAAGACGTCAAGTACAGCCTGGAGAAGGTCATCGCGGACGACTCCCAGTCCGCCCGCAAGAGCAACCTTCAGGTCATCAAGGACATCGCCACCCCGGACGCGAAGACCGTCAAGGTCACGCTGTCCAAGAAGTCGATCTCCTTCGTCTACAACCTCTCCTACGTCTGGATCATCAACTCCCAGGCGAAGAACCTGAAGACGACCGAGGACGGCACCGGCCCCTACCAGCTCGGCAAGTGGACCCGCGGCTCCGCCCTGAGCCTGGACCGGTTCGCCGGCTACTGGGGCAAGGCCGCGGCGAACAAGACGGCCGTCTTCCACTACTACAAGGACGCGACCGCCCTCAACAACGCGCTGCTGACCAACGCCGTCGACGTGGTCACCAGCGAGCAGTCGCCCGACGCCCTCGACCAGTTCAAGAGCAACCAGAACTACAAGGTCAACGACGGCGACTCCACCACCAAGCTGCTGCTCGCCTTCAACGACAAGGCCAAGCCCTTCACCGACGTCAAGGTGCGCCAGGCCGTGTCCTCCGCCATCGATGACAAGAAGCTGCTGGAGTCGGTCTGGGGCGGCTACGGCAAGCTCATCGGCTCGATGGTGCCGCCCACCGACCCCTGGTACGAGGACCTCACCAAGGTCAACGCCTACGACCCGGCACGCGCCAAGAAGCTGCTCGCCGAGGCCGGGTACGCCAAGGGCTTCAGCTTCACCCTCGACACGCCGAACTACGACCCGCACCCCACCGCCGCGACCTTCATCAAGTCCGAACTCGCCAAGGTCGGCGTCACCGTCAAGATCAACACGATCACGCCGGACGAGTGGTACACGAAGGTCTACAAGAACCACGACTTCTCGGCCACGCTCCAGGAGCATGTCAACGACCGCGACCTCGTCTGGTACGGCAACCCCGACTTCTACTGGGGCTACGACAACAAGCAGGTCACCCAGTGGGTGGACCAGGCCGAAGAGGCCTCCACCACGGCCCAGCAGACCGAGCTGCTGAAGAAGGTCAACCGCAAGACCGCCGAGGACGCGGCCAGCGACTGGCTGTACCTGTACCCGCAGATCGTCGTCGCGAGCAGCAAGCTGTCCGGCTACCCGCTCAACGGCCTCAACTCGCAGTTCTACGCCTACGACATCAAGAAGAAGGGCTGA
- a CDS encoding DUF1177 domain-containing protein codes for MLKYVLDIVDLLDDPDADGKRVAAYLDSVAGPAGSGAQVTTVTGERGSTDFVLVRVAGRTGRSRGGTSRTLGVVGRLGGVGARPQITGLVSDADGAIAAIATAAKLLDMRRRGDVLDGDVIVATHICPNAPTAPHDPVPFMDSPVDIATMNRHEVTDEMEAVLSIDTTKGNRIINHKGLALSPTVKEGWVLKVAEQLGELLAVVTGEPLVTYPVTTQDITPYGNGVHHINSILQPATATAAPVVGLAVTSAAAVPGCQTGASHETDIAAAARFAVETAKAYGGGRLDFHDDVEFDQLVSRYGSLAHLQTLGRAPRES; via the coding sequence ATGTTGAAGTACGTCCTGGACATCGTGGATCTGCTGGACGATCCCGATGCCGACGGCAAGCGAGTCGCCGCCTACCTCGACTCCGTGGCGGGCCCCGCCGGCTCCGGCGCCCAGGTCACCACCGTCACCGGTGAGCGGGGCTCCACGGACTTCGTCCTCGTGCGCGTGGCCGGCCGCACCGGCCGCAGCCGCGGTGGCACCTCGCGCACCCTCGGCGTGGTCGGACGGCTCGGCGGTGTGGGTGCCCGTCCGCAGATCACCGGCCTGGTCTCCGACGCGGACGGCGCGATCGCCGCGATCGCCACCGCCGCCAAGCTGCTGGACATGCGCCGCCGCGGTGACGTGCTCGACGGCGACGTGATCGTGGCCACCCACATCTGCCCGAACGCCCCGACCGCACCGCACGACCCGGTGCCGTTCATGGACTCGCCGGTCGACATCGCCACCATGAACCGGCACGAGGTCACGGACGAGATGGAGGCGGTGCTCTCCATCGACACCACCAAGGGCAACCGGATCATCAACCACAAGGGCCTGGCCCTGTCGCCCACCGTCAAGGAGGGCTGGGTGCTCAAGGTCGCCGAGCAGCTGGGGGAACTGCTGGCCGTGGTCACCGGTGAGCCGTTGGTCACGTACCCGGTGACCACGCAGGACATCACCCCGTACGGTAACGGTGTACACCACATCAATTCGATCCTTCAGCCGGCCACGGCGACGGCCGCCCCGGTCGTCGGCCTCGCGGTCACCTCGGCCGCGGCGGTGCCCGGCTGTCAGACGGGCGCGAGCCACGAGACCGACATCGCGGCCGCCGCCCGGTTCGCCGTCGAGACCGCGAAGGCCTACGGCGGCGGACGCCTGGACTTCCACGACGACGTGGAGTTCGACCAGCTCGTGTCCCGTTACGGCTCGCTGGCGCACCTGCAGACCCTCGGCCGCGCACCCAGGGAGTCGTGA
- a CDS encoding ABC transporter ATP-binding protein, protein MNLLDVRGLTVRTGDGRTLVDDLSFTVAGGERLGLIGESGSGKSLTTLAVLGLLPDGMTATGSVELAGTQVVGAPEKRLTSLRGRDAAVVFQEPLTALDPLMRVGRQIAEPLRRRTGLKGKDLQRAVADTLAQVRLPDPERIARAFPHEISGGQRQRVALAMALACEPKLLIADEPTTALDVSVQAEMLELVDTLVRERDMAVLFVSHDLAVVAKVTDRALVLKDGRAVEEGPVGAIVGAPREEYTKALVASARRLESALDLRSAR, encoded by the coding sequence GTGAACCTCCTCGACGTACGCGGGCTGACCGTCCGCACCGGTGACGGCCGCACCCTGGTCGACGACCTGTCCTTCACCGTGGCCGGCGGCGAGCGCCTCGGCCTCATCGGCGAGTCCGGCTCCGGCAAGTCCCTGACCACGCTGGCCGTGCTCGGTCTGCTGCCCGACGGCATGACCGCCACCGGCAGCGTCGAACTCGCCGGCACCCAGGTCGTCGGCGCCCCCGAGAAGCGGCTCACCTCCCTGCGCGGCCGGGACGCGGCCGTCGTCTTCCAGGAGCCGCTCACCGCGCTCGACCCGCTGATGCGCGTGGGCCGCCAGATCGCCGAACCCCTCCGCAGGCGCACCGGCCTGAAGGGCAAGGACCTTCAGCGTGCCGTGGCGGACACGCTCGCACAGGTCCGGCTGCCCGACCCCGAGCGCATCGCCCGCGCGTTCCCGCACGAGATCTCCGGCGGGCAGCGCCAGCGCGTGGCCCTCGCCATGGCCCTGGCCTGCGAACCGAAACTGCTCATCGCGGACGAGCCGACCACTGCGCTGGACGTGTCCGTGCAGGCGGAGATGCTGGAACTCGTCGACACGCTGGTCAGGGAACGGGACATGGCGGTGCTGTTCGTCAGCCACGACCTCGCCGTGGTGGCCAAGGTGACCGACCGCGCCCTGGTGCTCAAGGACGGGCGGGCCGTGGAGGAGGGACCGGTCGGGGCCATCGTCGGCGCGCCCCGCGAGGAGTACACCAAGGCCCTCGTCGCCAGCGCCCGGCGCCTGGAATCCGCCCTGGACCTGAGGAGCGCGCGATGA
- the pepE gene encoding dipeptidase PepE produces the protein MNLLLLSNSTQHGRGYLEHALDTVTAFLPARARLAFVPYALADHDAYTAKVRDALAGAGIDVHGVHEDGDPVGRLAEADAVFVGGGNSFRLLTALYRTGLRDALIKAVGDGLPYMGASAGTNMAAPTLRTTNDMPIVQPPSFETLGLVPFQINPHYLDPDPRSTHKGETREERLTEFLEENDVPVLGLREGSWLRVVGTRATIGGENDARLFRRGTAPRELPVGSDVSELLAVTPEYDTPAR, from the coding sequence TTGAACCTGCTTCTTCTGTCCAACTCGACCCAGCACGGCCGCGGTTACCTGGAACACGCCCTCGACACCGTGACCGCGTTCCTGCCGGCCCGGGCACGGCTCGCGTTCGTGCCGTACGCGCTCGCCGACCACGACGCCTACACGGCCAAGGTGCGCGACGCGCTCGCCGGGGCCGGCATCGACGTGCACGGGGTGCACGAGGACGGTGACCCGGTCGGCCGGCTCGCCGAGGCGGACGCCGTGTTCGTCGGCGGCGGCAACTCCTTCCGGCTGCTGACCGCCCTGTACCGGACGGGCCTGCGGGACGCGCTGATCAAGGCGGTCGGGGACGGGCTGCCCTACATGGGCGCCAGCGCGGGCACCAACATGGCCGCTCCCACGCTGCGCACCACCAACGACATGCCGATCGTCCAGCCCCCGTCCTTCGAGACGCTGGGACTGGTCCCGTTCCAGATCAACCCGCACTACCTGGACCCCGACCCGCGCTCCACGCACAAGGGTGAGACCCGCGAGGAGCGCCTGACGGAGTTCCTCGAGGAGAACGACGTACCGGTGCTCGGCCTGCGCGAGGGCTCCTGGCTGCGCGTGGTGGGAACCCGTGCCACGATCGGCGGCGAGAACGACGCGCGCCTCTTCCGCCGCGGCACGGCACCGCGCGAGCTGCCGGTCGGCTCGGACGTGTCCGAACTGCTCGCCGTCACACCGGAGTACGACACACCGGCACGGTAG
- a CDS encoding ABC transporter ATP-binding protein: MTPVLELSGVALRYRGSTGTVVEDVSFEVEAGHSLALVGESGAGKTTLLRLLLGLARPTAGQVRFDGAELSPRDREQMRRFRRGVQCVFQDPYSSLDPRRRVGATVAEPLLSLGIDSRATARPKVAAALERVGLPADAADRYPHEFSGGQRQRIAIARATVCTPRVLLADEPVSALDVTTRVKVVDLLAELKQEQGLTLVMVSHDLSVVASLCERTAVLERGRVVEHGDTAQVLGRPQHPYTRRLLDSVPRLPA; encoded by the coding sequence ATGACCCCCGTACTCGAACTGTCCGGCGTCGCGCTGCGCTACCGGGGCAGCACGGGCACCGTGGTCGAGGACGTCTCCTTCGAGGTCGAGGCCGGACACAGTCTCGCGCTCGTCGGGGAGTCCGGAGCCGGCAAGACCACGTTGCTGCGACTGCTGCTGGGCCTCGCCCGCCCCACGGCCGGCCAGGTCCGCTTCGACGGCGCCGAACTGTCCCCGCGGGACCGGGAACAGATGCGCCGTTTCCGGCGCGGCGTCCAGTGCGTCTTCCAGGACCCCTACTCCTCGCTCGACCCGCGCCGCCGCGTCGGCGCCACCGTGGCCGAGCCGCTGCTCTCCCTCGGCATCGACAGCCGCGCCACGGCCCGGCCGAAGGTGGCCGCGGCCCTGGAACGGGTCGGCCTGCCGGCCGACGCGGCGGACCGCTATCCGCACGAGTTCTCCGGCGGCCAGCGGCAGCGCATCGCCATCGCCCGCGCCACCGTCTGCACCCCGCGGGTCCTGCTGGCCGACGAGCCCGTGAGCGCGCTCGACGTGACCACCCGGGTGAAGGTCGTCGACCTGCTGGCCGAACTCAAGCAGGAGCAGGGGCTGACGCTCGTGATGGTCTCCCACGACCTTTCGGTCGTCGCCTCCCTGTGCGAGCGCACCGCCGTCCTGGAACGGGGCCGGGTGGTCGAACACGGCGACACCGCCCAGGTCCTGGGCCGGCCCCAGCACCCGTACACCCGCCGCCTGCTCGACAGCGTGCCGCGACTGCCGGCCTGA
- a CDS encoding IclR family transcriptional regulator has product MGGRVDVIRRGVAVPDIPVDRKTPAGALQTVDRALLVLLAFERTRPDWGVTEVATEFGWDTSVAQRLLSTLAGRGFLVSDPATRRYRIGPAALRLGRLWERSGSLELLAEPVLHELRAVTGDTVLFCLPDSFHMRCVAAVEGEEGPLRYYPLVGELYPAHAGATSKSYYAFLPDEQRHRLFRGRPMARFTERTVTDPDQLEREFRQVRAQGYAWTVGEYDAGIGTVAVPVFLGAEPYGSLSLGAARERFPDGPEDRLDALRKAARLLEQRLTHPPQHHRRPRTRTT; this is encoded by the coding sequence ATGGGCGGACGGGTGGACGTCATTCGGAGAGGAGTTGCCGTGCCTGACATCCCCGTCGACCGGAAGACCCCGGCCGGGGCACTGCAGACGGTCGACCGCGCCCTGCTGGTGCTGCTCGCGTTCGAGCGCACTCGGCCCGACTGGGGGGTGACGGAGGTCGCCACCGAGTTCGGCTGGGACACCTCGGTCGCACAGCGGCTGCTGTCCACGCTGGCCGGGCGCGGCTTCCTGGTGTCCGATCCGGCGACCCGCCGCTACCGGATCGGTCCCGCCGCCCTGCGGCTGGGCCGCCTCTGGGAGCGCTCCGGCTCGCTGGAACTGCTCGCGGAACCGGTCCTTCACGAACTGCGCGCGGTGACCGGGGACACGGTCCTGTTCTGCCTGCCCGACAGCTTCCACATGCGGTGCGTGGCGGCGGTCGAGGGCGAGGAGGGGCCGCTGCGGTACTACCCTCTCGTCGGCGAGCTGTACCCGGCGCACGCGGGGGCGACCAGCAAGTCGTACTACGCGTTCCTGCCCGACGAGCAGCGCCACCGACTCTTCCGCGGCCGCCCCATGGCCCGTTTCACCGAGCGCACGGTCACCGACCCCGACCAGCTGGAACGCGAGTTCCGCCAGGTCAGGGCGCAGGGCTACGCCTGGACTGTCGGCGAGTACGACGCCGGCATCGGCACCGTCGCCGTACCGGTCTTCCTCGGTGCCGAGCCCTACGGCAGCCTCAGCCTGGGGGCCGCCAGGGAACGTTTCCCGGACGGCCCCGAGGACCGGCTCGACGCGCTGCGCAAGGCGGCCCGCCTGCTGGAGCAGCGGCTGACGCACCCGCCCCAGCACCACCGCCGCCCGCGCACCCGCACGACCTGA
- a CDS encoding ABC transporter permease, whose translation MTQADTLPTVRPEEKSPSRRRSRRSATLVVGCVLAGLIALLALVSLFWLPYPADDTSGGRLAGPGNGHLLGTDKLGRDLFTQVMTGSRIAVEAGLGSVLVAAAIGVTLGVFAAFAQGWLDDTLSAFLDILIAFPTLLLAMLIVAARSATLGSAVLAIGLAQSAVVARLVRILVKRVLAQDYITAARTSGTSWPRTVVGHVLPNIWPTLVVNLALQFGLAVLAEAGLSYLGLGAPPPNASWGRMLQEAQATFTTAPAGALAPGILLVLLVIGVNLIADGLRDTLDPASRRRRA comes from the coding sequence ATGACCCAGGCAGACACGCTGCCCACCGTCCGGCCGGAGGAGAAGTCACCGAGCCGACGCCGGTCCCGGCGCTCCGCCACGCTCGTCGTCGGCTGCGTCCTGGCCGGGCTCATCGCACTGCTCGCCCTGGTCTCCCTGTTCTGGCTGCCCTACCCCGCCGACGACACCTCCGGCGGGCGGCTGGCCGGCCCCGGGAACGGACACCTGCTGGGCACCGACAAGCTCGGGCGCGACCTGTTCACCCAGGTGATGACCGGCTCACGGATCGCCGTCGAGGCGGGTCTGGGCTCGGTCCTCGTCGCCGCCGCGATCGGCGTCACCCTCGGTGTGTTCGCCGCGTTCGCACAGGGCTGGCTCGACGACACGCTCTCGGCGTTCCTCGACATCCTCATCGCCTTCCCGACGCTGCTGCTCGCGATGCTCATCGTCGCGGCCCGCTCGGCGACCCTCGGCTCGGCCGTCCTCGCCATCGGCCTGGCGCAGAGCGCGGTCGTCGCCCGGCTGGTGCGCATCCTCGTCAAACGCGTGCTGGCGCAGGACTACATCACCGCGGCCCGCACCTCCGGCACATCCTGGCCCAGGACCGTCGTCGGCCATGTGCTGCCCAACATCTGGCCCACCCTCGTGGTCAACCTCGCCCTCCAGTTCGGCCTCGCCGTACTGGCCGAGGCCGGACTGTCCTACCTCGGGCTCGGCGCACCCCCACCGAACGCCTCGTGGGGCCGGATGCTCCAGGAGGCCCAGGCCACCTTCACCACCGCCCCGGCGGGCGCGCTCGCCCCCGGCATCCTGCTCGTCCTGCTCGTCATCGGCGTCAACCTCATCGCCGACGGCCTGCGCGACACCCTCGACCCGGCCAGCCGCCGGAGGCGCGCGTGA
- a CDS encoding cytosine permease, producing MAAHKNTATAPDTAGHRALGSDDYALARVPRDERLGFWTMLLQWLAQSGSISQFTLGATIGVGMSFGNALLAFTLGAVILEVVIFAIGLAGMREGLATPLLTRWVGFGRNGSALVSLVIAISLVGWFGVQNTIFGNSVSALVGGPSWLWCVVAGLAITVLVVFGFRYMAVFAKIVTPLFFAMVAWSVTDALTKHSISDLIHSPAPGPAVPLSVAATAIAGGFMTGAIVAPEMTRYNKKGAHVFVQSASSMILSEYIVGMTGVLLGHMVGSNQVSQIVLSTSGVFGVLVVLMSTAKINDWNLYGSSLGVVNFFQVVFRKRLSRGAVTIVLGLAGTLLSAVGIMTHFTDFLTVLGVAIPPVGGIIVAEYWVVRRMRGPLDATRETQTLPATSPVWVPMSLVIWAVAFCVGKFYDGGIPALNSLLTAFVLYCVLGLAGWVRTYGTTTLDDESADGTGPSPAATGKAPVGAS from the coding sequence ATGGCCGCTCACAAGAACACCGCCACCGCCCCGGACACCGCGGGCCACAGAGCGCTGGGCAGCGACGACTACGCACTCGCCCGCGTCCCGCGCGACGAACGGCTCGGTTTCTGGACGATGCTGCTCCAGTGGCTCGCCCAGTCCGGATCGATCTCGCAGTTCACGCTCGGCGCCACGATCGGCGTCGGCATGTCCTTCGGCAACGCGCTCCTCGCCTTCACCCTCGGCGCGGTGATCCTGGAAGTCGTGATCTTCGCGATCGGCCTGGCCGGGATGCGCGAGGGCCTCGCGACCCCGCTGCTGACCCGCTGGGTCGGCTTCGGCCGCAACGGCTCCGCGCTGGTCAGCCTCGTCATCGCCATCAGCCTCGTCGGCTGGTTCGGAGTGCAGAACACGATCTTCGGCAACAGCGTCTCCGCGCTGGTCGGCGGCCCCTCGTGGCTGTGGTGCGTCGTCGCGGGACTGGCGATCACCGTCCTGGTGGTCTTCGGCTTCCGGTACATGGCGGTCTTCGCGAAGATCGTCACCCCGCTGTTCTTCGCGATGGTCGCCTGGTCCGTCACCGACGCCCTGACCAAGCACTCGATCTCGGACCTGATCCACTCGCCGGCCCCCGGCCCGGCGGTCCCGCTGTCGGTCGCCGCGACCGCCATCGCGGGCGGCTTCATGACCGGCGCGATCGTCGCGCCCGAGATGACCCGCTACAACAAGAAGGGCGCGCACGTCTTCGTGCAGAGCGCCTCCTCCATGATCCTGTCCGAGTACATCGTCGGCATGACCGGTGTCCTCCTCGGCCACATGGTGGGCAGCAACCAGGTCTCCCAGATCGTGCTCTCCACCTCCGGCGTCTTCGGTGTGCTGGTCGTCCTGATGTCCACGGCGAAGATCAACGACTGGAACCTGTACGGCTCCTCGCTGGGCGTCGTGAACTTCTTCCAGGTCGTCTTCCGCAAGCGTCTGAGCCGCGGCGCGGTCACCATCGTCCTCGGCCTCGCCGGCACCCTCCTGTCCGCGGTCGGCATCATGACCCACTTCACCGACTTCCTGACGGTGCTCGGCGTGGCCATCCCGCCGGTCGGCGGCATCATCGTCGCCGAGTACTGGGTGGTGCGCCGCATGCGCGGACCGCTCGACGCCACCCGCGAGACGCAGACCCTGCCCGCCACCTCACCGGTCTGGGTGCCGATGTCCCTGGTCATCTGGGCCGTGGCGTTCTGCGTCGGCAAGTTCTACGACGGCGGTATCCCCGCTCTCAACTCCCTGCTGACCGCCTTCGTCCTCTACTGCGTGCTCGGGCTCGCCGGGTGGGTCAGGACGTACGGCACCACCACCCTCGACGACGAGTCCGCCGACGGCACCGGGCCGTCCCCGGCCGCCACCGGCAAGGCCCCCGTAGGAGCGTCATGA
- a CDS encoding DUF1684 domain-containing protein gives MSHPITDQPTADPAGEWDAWRSERHRALTSPTGNLALVETRWLPAGERPDAEAARAGQPRTVTVTTLRRTDLVTGEPEHGLRFWDADSPAVRHFDRVDVFPYDPAWVLEATYTPVPGARRVAFEHIRDNGGTRDLVVPGDITLTVDGRDYTLSAFDDDGTLLLVFGDPTNGDTTYGAGRFLFVRRTEDDDRVLLDFNRAFVPPCGFSDQYNCPMPPRQNRFHLPIQAGEKLPVFRGGFPAQH, from the coding sequence ATGTCCCACCCCATCACCGACCAGCCCACAGCCGACCCCGCGGGGGAGTGGGACGCATGGCGGTCCGAGCGCCATCGCGCCCTCACCTCGCCGACGGGCAACCTCGCCCTCGTCGAGACCCGCTGGCTGCCGGCCGGTGAGCGCCCGGACGCCGAGGCCGCGCGCGCGGGGCAGCCGCGCACGGTGACCGTCACCACGCTCCGGCGCACCGACCTCGTCACCGGCGAGCCCGAGCACGGCCTGCGGTTCTGGGACGCCGACTCGCCCGCCGTCCGCCACTTCGACCGGGTTGACGTGTTCCCCTACGACCCGGCCTGGGTGCTCGAGGCGACCTACACGCCCGTACCCGGCGCCCGGCGCGTGGCCTTCGAGCACATCCGGGACAACGGCGGCACCCGCGACCTCGTCGTCCCGGGCGACATCACGCTCACCGTCGACGGCCGCGACTACACCCTCAGTGCCTTCGACGACGACGGCACTCTGCTGCTCGTCTTCGGTGACCCCACCAACGGGGACACCACCTACGGCGCCGGCCGCTTCCTCTTCGTGCGGCGCACCGAGGACGACGACCGGGTCCTGCTCGACTTCAACCGCGCCTTCGTGCCGCCCTGCGGATTCTCCGATCAGTACAACTGTCCGATGCCGCCGCGGCAGAACCGTTTCCACCTGCCCATTCAGGCCGGTGAGAAGCTCCCCGTCTTCCGCGGCGGCTTCCCCGCACAGCACTGA
- a CDS encoding DoxX family protein, whose protein sequence is MTTPDVTLSRPAVAPETAPAAPAHAYDAGLLVLRLALGLTMAAHGAQKLFGWFGGGGVDGTGQFFAASGYPSPRAFAVVAGLSETLGGLGLALGLLTPLAAAAVAGTLVNAISVKWGGGFFAPQGVEYELLIALSAVALALTGPGRIAVDRLLPGLRSHRVAHGAAAIVLGAVVAGVTLLLRH, encoded by the coding sequence TCGCGCCGGAGACGGCTCCGGCGGCCCCCGCCCACGCCTACGACGCCGGCCTGCTCGTCCTGCGCCTCGCGCTCGGGCTGACCATGGCCGCGCACGGCGCCCAGAAGCTGTTCGGCTGGTTCGGCGGGGGCGGTGTCGACGGCACCGGGCAGTTCTTCGCCGCCTCCGGTTACCCCTCACCCCGGGCGTTCGCCGTCGTGGCCGGACTCAGCGAGACCCTCGGCGGGCTCGGCCTCGCGCTCGGCCTGCTCACCCCGCTGGCCGCCGCGGCCGTCGCCGGCACGCTGGTCAACGCGATCTCCGTCAAGTGGGGTGGAGGCTTCTTCGCCCCGCAGGGCGTCGAGTACGAACTCCTCATCGCCCTGTCCGCGGTGGCTCTCGCCCTGACCGGCCCCGGCCGGATCGCCGTGGACCGGTTGCTGCCCGGGCTGCGCTCGCACCGCGTCGCCCACGGTGCCGCCGCGATCGTGCTCGGTGCCGTTGTGGCCGGTGTCACGCTCCTGCTGCGTCACTGA
- a CDS encoding ABC transporter permease produces the protein MARYLLRRFAFLLVSLALASVVLFVLLRMLPGDPANALTSVGASPEQIAAARHSIGSDRPLPEQFVHWLGQLASGDLGTSFVSSLPVGPEVASRLSVTVPLTLAAFALAVVLAVPAGFVAAHKRHTWYGALLSGVSQLGIAIPVFWLGMILIAVFALNAGWLPSGGFPPDGWSEPAEAIRSLVLPVATIALVMSASLIRYVRSATLDVLGSDYLRTARALGSSFGGAMWRHGLRNASVPVISILGIELASTLLGAVVVESVYALPGLGSLLATAIAQHDYPVIQGVLFVSTLAVLLIGFVADLVQRIIDPRLRGRLSGGAR, from the coding sequence ATGGCCCGCTATCTCCTGCGCCGCTTCGCCTTCCTCCTGGTGTCGCTGGCTCTGGCGAGCGTGGTGCTGTTCGTCCTGCTGCGGATGCTGCCCGGCGACCCCGCCAACGCACTCACCTCGGTGGGTGCGAGCCCGGAGCAGATCGCCGCGGCTCGGCACTCCATCGGGTCCGACAGGCCGCTGCCCGAGCAGTTCGTCCACTGGCTCGGGCAGTTGGCGAGCGGCGACCTCGGCACCTCCTTCGTCAGCTCGCTGCCGGTCGGACCCGAGGTCGCCTCCCGGCTGAGCGTCACCGTGCCGCTGACCCTGGCCGCGTTCGCCCTCGCCGTCGTCCTCGCCGTGCCCGCCGGGTTCGTCGCGGCGCACAAGCGGCACACCTGGTACGGCGCACTGCTCAGCGGCGTGTCCCAACTGGGCATCGCCATCCCGGTGTTCTGGCTCGGCATGATCCTCATCGCCGTGTTCGCGCTGAACGCCGGCTGGCTCCCGTCCGGCGGCTTCCCGCCGGACGGCTGGTCCGAGCCCGCCGAGGCGATCCGCTCCCTCGTCCTGCCGGTCGCCACCATCGCCCTGGTGATGAGCGCGTCCCTGATCCGCTACGTCCGCTCCGCCACCCTCGACGTCCTCGGCAGCGACTACCTGCGCACCGCCCGCGCCCTGGGCTCGTCCTTCGGCGGGGCGATGTGGCGGCACGGCCTGCGCAACGCCTCCGTACCGGTCATCTCCATCCTCGGCATCGAACTCGCCTCGACCCTGCTCGGCGCGGTCGTCGTGGAATCGGTGTACGCGCTCCCCGGCCTCGGCTCCCTGCTCGCCACCGCCATCGCCCAGCACGACTACCCCGTCATCCAGGGCGTGCTGTTCGTCTCCACCCTCGCCGTGCTGCTCATCGGCTTCGTCGCCGACCTCGTCCAGCGGATCATCGACCCGCGCCTACGCGGCCGGCTCTCCGGAGGTGCCCGATGA